DNA sequence from the Cottoperca gobio chromosome 10, fCotGob3.1, whole genome shotgun sequence genome:
attattattatttaattggcTTGTACCTGTACTctacacaataacaataaagttgaatctaagAAAGACAAAGTAGTAGTCTCCAGTCAATCTCTTTTTTACAACCATACAGAAAGactgaatatttaaaacataaaaagcttcctgctttgttgttttctttcatctgtgaCTCTGTGTTGGACAATTAAACAGAAAACTGCTTAAAACCACTTGCAGTCTATCTCTGACTGTTTCTCTCTATCTTACCCTTACTTCATTAATATAGTTTTTAAGTTATTATGACAACTAAAGAGTGTGGTCTAGACCTACTCTTTAGTTGTCATGAAAAGTGTCATAAGATAACTTCTGTCATGATTTGaagctatataaatacaaatgtacttGACTTGATTGATGAACTATTATCTGAACTCCAACTCAAACAGTTTCTCCCGGAGAAGTCCAATAACTtaataaaacaaccaaacaggaagtgttatTTTGATTGAGAACAAATCTGCCATTCTACAACCCAGAGGTGTGATCTccagtcacatgacttggactccagtcacatgacttggactcCAGTCACATGTCTTGGACTccagtcacatgacttggactcCAGTCACATGACTTGGTCTCCAGTCAGACTCAGTTTAGACTAAACTTGACACAATCAAAAAAGACATGTGACTCAACTTGGAAATTAACACCAATGACTCGTGACTTCACGTGGACTTGAACCTTTTGACTTTAAAACACTTAATATCTTCCCTCAAGCTCAaagaatatattatacatgCACTTTTAAAATCAAGACAACATGTTAGTAAACATATATTTCTTAGAGTCAGCTGTGAAGTCTGCCTCGCCTACAGAGGACCGGCCTCTGTCAGCATCCACAGCGTATGTCAGAAGAATTCTTGAATATGAGTAAAGCTTCTGGTCCTGATATCATTCCGGCTTGTGTACTAAGAACATGTGCTAACTTACGTCATCACTGATATTTTCAATTTATCATTGTGACAGGCGGGTGTTCCCACCTGATTCAAGACAGCCACCATCGTCCCCATTATGATGAAGTCCTTTGAGAAGCTGGTTCTCCAgcaaatcaaaaacaacatcCCAGATAGCCTGGACCCTCACCAGATTTGCATACAGAACAGATTGCCAAACTTTGCACGCAGGGCATTAGTAACACACTCTGTAACTAGATATTGGAATCCCTCACACATAGACCTCAGGCACTTCCTCCACTGTACTGCTTAATATGGGAGCCCCCcagggctgtgtgctcagccccTCCTGTTCACGTAGTAAACCCTcgaaacatttatttgtcttgtgataaaaacatttggatGCTGCCCTGTAATTTtcttgtgaatatgtgtgtacaGACATACATTATTAATCACCACGGACAAACAAATGACAAGTTGAGCCTGGTGGTTGTTGGGCTGTGAAAATAAGTTGTGAGTTCAAAGCTGCAATTCTTCCTGTCATTCTCAATAGTTTCTGGGTACAGGAGGGTTATACAAACCCACACCTGGTCAGTTAAACCATGTAAAAAGGTGTTTCTTTGGTGTTTGTTGTTGAGAGACAGGGGAGTGCTACACATTCACTGGTCCAACACAGATCTTTGTGAAGGTGCAGCACATCCATGTTGTAATCTACTGCTGCAAATTCATGGtctgcaaaaaaactaaaaggcaaattaaattaaatgaaaactatCAGTTATACTGGTGAAACTAAAATTAGCTTTCTGGTGCCTCTTGTAGCGCTTCCCCTCTTGCACCTCTAACCTCACTACATATCCTGTTGATCTCCAGGCAGGTCTCTTCTGAGTAAACAGCTTCAGTGGTTGGTCAAAGGCAGAGAAATCTCCCACCACAGCTTTTGTCTGTCAGTGTAGCTGTTGCCTGTGACTTTGCTTGTTGCTTTCAATGTAAACTATAAAGACAGTGTAGTTGTTCCTACAAAACGTTTTCTAATGCATTATTTTGCAAACATTCTGcaacaaaaatgtacttacaACATAAAAAGCTCTGTTAATAAGTAATGCTTTACTGACCAACACTGAACCTGACATAAATCATGTCCTGTAGACTCTCCCAATATTGTTGCAATTCCTAGAGATTCTGTGCTGAATGCCAAACAATAAGGTCCGGACATGTCACTGACAAAACCAATGACCATGCACACCCTGATGAAAGTAACCCAGTTAGATGTGGCCTTTACGGGGACAAATCTCAAGGGGAcaagacatttttcaaattCCCGTTGCAGTTGTAATTCTGCACACTGTTGTGACATGAAGTTCCTACAAGTCGGTTATTTAGTTGTTCTTTGTGGGTCTGCTGCCTGTGcacatcagtgtgttacatGGTGTTTGCTCAGACAGCTTTGCACCAAGCATTCTCTTTCAGAAAGTCAGAATTGCTGAGGTTGTGTCCTGCAGCGTCACTGTTGTAGGAAAAGTAAAAGACAGGCACCATCTAACATCTCTACAAGATATGTGTCATATGATCCCTGAGGCTGTGAAAGCAATCTCACTAAAGTTACATTTAGAAGACGTTAcaatttacacattttgaaaatgtaaaagtatttcattttgtaaactCAGCTTCATTATTATTGCTGAGTGtaattcagtttattatttgtctttactAACTAACACATTATTTACCTCCAATGCAGTGTGGTTAgtctaacaataaatacaaagggGACAGGATCAAGGGTTTGGTACATTTAGGTCTATGCGCATTGTCTGCATTTCAGCCAATCACCGATGACTTCTACTTTGTAAACCTCGATCACCTTGTGACTAAATCTTCCATTTGGGTGCGTCGACATCAGTAGTGCAGGAGAAGGGCTCTGTGGCACAATGATCAGAGGACTGGCTGCTTTGATTCTTCTAAGTACTGCGTGTGAGTGCAACTTTACTTTTCTACTTTAAGAGGACTCCTgtaaaactgtttgttttaggtcaTATTCAAGTTTAGACAAACTCTTTGTATTAATTGTCTTGTTATGTccctttttcattgtttttgtccttttgtctcttttcttcagcCATGATTCAAACTGCAGAGGTTCCTCATCCGGTCTCTTCGACTGTGGTTGAACTTGGAGATAATTTGACTCTGACATGTTCATTCACTCAAAATGATTTATGGTTTATTTACTGGTATAAGATAAAGTTTGGATATATGGCTCAAACTGTTGCATCAGGAACTTTAAAGTCAATAAAACTTCAAGGACAATTTGACAACTCAAGATTTGAAGTCACAAATTTGAACGCTCAGTATTTTCTTAAcatcagaaatgtaaacaaagaagaTGAAGCGACATACTTCTGTCAAGCAGGATCGGCATACATAATGAAATTCATTAACGCCACACTTTTGGCTGTGAATGGTAAGGTATGTTCATTTCAGTGACTTTGTTTGCTGCTTTGTCAACACCAAACAATCCATTACTTAATTCCTGCCTTTTTGTGAATCACACAGATCataaaaatgtgcagaaatCTGTCCTCGTGAAACAAAGTCCGGAGACGGAGTCGGTCCGGCCGGGCGACTCAGTGACTCTCCAGTGTTCACTTCTCTCCACTGACAAAGAAAACGCAGATCAGTGTCCAGGTGAACACGATGTGTACTGGTTCAGATCTGGATCAGGAAGATCACATCCAAGCTTCATTTACACTCACAGTGacgaacaaaaggaaagaagttGTGTCTACAGTCTGTCCACAACTATACAGAACTCATCTGATGCTGGGACTTACTACTGTGCTGTGGTCACATGTGGACAGATCCTGTTTGGTGAAGGAACTAAAGTGGAGACAAGTATGTTTTAAAGTCCTTTTGTGAAatcttaagtacattttgaacattatAGCTGTTCAGATTTTATTagataaaaatgtatgaaaatatcAATAATTCATGATTTCTAATCTACATATATGTATCTAtggataaatatatttttcttaaaacTCAATGTGCGTGAGTCAGACAGAATCACAGCTCTTTGACATGTTAAATGTTAGTCAAAGGAGAAATACtgtttctttgttgtatttgttcatttattctcACTATAGTCTTGATAAGTTTAtcgtaagtaagtaagtaagtttaCTAAGCAAGTAAAGATAATTATTAAAAGTCTCTACTACAACAAACTAAAAGCTATTGAATTAGattaaatgttatgttgaaCAAACCTAAATACATTCTCTAAACAAGACAGTATCTGAAACAGACAATAATTACTATTTTGCACAACAAAAATTGAGTTTTGAGTAACGAAAGAGGTGTCAAGTGTCTATTTTGACATTTCTCTAATTCCAGGATCACAACTGGACCCAGTCGTCCTTGTGCTTGGAGTACTGCTGGCCTGCTGTGTGACTCTGATTACCGTCCTTATGTTCTACTTAAATCGAAGGAGAGTTTGTGAACATTGCAAAGGTAGGTTCCTcaaatatacaattatttatttagacatTGATTTATGCTCATGTTACCAAttagttatttttctgtattttcagtTACTTTTGGAGAGACCTAATAATAAACCCCAGCCTAGAACATACATTTACTTCATGAGTCTCCTacagttgtatttgtttatattagCTATTGAATAATTTACTTCTCTATCTCTCGTCTTTTGTGTCAATCAAGTGTACGTAGTAGTTTATATGTTTTAGTGTAAAGGATATAAATTGTGAGCCTCTGATTAAATGGTTACTACTTTGAGTCCTGGGTAATTTTTAACATCCATTCATACGTCTTCATTTGTCAAAAGtggaaataaaactaaaatgttttacaaaggaAAAGAAATGTTCTCTATGCAGACATACCGTATGTCATTGTACgatacacattacattttgtaaatataattCCATATTCTGCAAACTGATAACTACTTTTACAGAGTAAATGTGGGACGAATAGGTCACAATATTCtctgaaatataataaattcaAACCGTGAAGTCCCCTGAAAAATTTCTATATCTGGATCACAATCTACATTTCCTAACATATTATATGTGGCACTGAACAAATTAATGCTTTCGTTGAGATTTTAAGTGGCATTAGAAGAGtatagtttataaaatgtgtaactGTAAAGCAAAGAACTGAAAATGTGAGGTGGTGTGAAGTTGATTTGACGGCAGGCCCCAGTGTGAACACACTTTCTGAAGGCTTTGCTTTTATCCGCAGGAGCAACGACTGCCTCCCGTAATCCAGGATATGACAAGTCTACAGTGGATCAATCAACTGACCtggtaaatatgtttatatcatTGAGACTAAAAACATCAATTTCAATTGTGTACATTATTCTGACTCTGGACTCCTCGGGCGTCTCTGTGTGGCATCGTTTCACATAGTCGTCAGATTaaaaaaatctgatattgtaCCACAGCCTGACGATAAACTTTAAATTCTAGACCTGGTTGGGATTAACTGTTCTTCATATTATAGTCCTAatctataaaataaattaaataatgaatagaCAATTCTTATTTGCAGGATGGAGACGGAGATGCAGTAAACTATGCAGCACTCAATTTCTCCACAAGGAAAGCGAAAGGAGTGAAGAAGACGAGAGAGTCAccacctgagtgtgtgtattCTGCTGTAAGAGCAGAATACCACGACCAGCACCAGTCCTCTCTATAGGCAGAGCCGGGCCTGCAGGTCAACCGAACCCCAAGTCTCCTCATCGAGCTTCGCCTTCGCTCAGCTTTgcatgtttttaacaaatgtcatgcttttaattattttcctcaatattttggttttaaaaaagCGCTTCCTATAGGTCAAGTCCATCCCTAaccctccctagggaggcgcccaggtggcatccttactagatgcccgaaccacctcaactggctcctttcaacgtaaaggagcagcggctctactccgagtctctcacggctggctgaacttctcaccctatctctaagggagaccccagccacccatctgagaaaacccatttcggccgcttgtacccgtgatctcgttctttcggtcatgacccagccttcatgaccataggtgagggtaggaacgaagatcgaccggtagtttgagagctttgccttctggctcagctctcttttcgtcacaacgttGCGGTAAAGTGaatgcagtaccgcccccgctgctccaattctccggccaatctttcgctccatcgtcccctcactcgcaaacaagacccagAGGTCCCAACTCGGAgtagccatggcctcagattttgaggtgctgatcctcatcccaaccgcttcacactcggctgcgaaccgatccagtgactgttgaaggtcacagaccgatgatgccataaggaccacatcatctgcaaagagcagcgatgagatcttcagtccaccgaactgcaacccctctcctccacgactacgcctcgatatcctgtccatgaaaatcacaaacaggattggtgataaagcgcagccctggcggaggccaacatccactgggaacgagtccgacttactgccaagtatccggacacaactctcgctttcggcgtacagggattggatggccctcagaattGACAACTTGAAAAGCTCAAATTGaaattaataaactatttacGCATCATTGCCTCAGGATATGTGGGTTTGCCATATCCATCAAAAAAAGGATGTTGCATCCAAGCTGGACTATGTAACACATGTAACTGATTATTTTGCTCTTAATAAATTGACTTTCATGCTGCTTGTGAACAGATGTGTGTTGTactgtggctgtgtgtgcatgtgtatgatCAGGgccttgcacacacactgtaacaacaATGTTTCTTCTGACCTCCCACAATTTGTGTATAAAAGGATATAAAGTGgctgaaaatgatttaaaatcagTCCCTTTAATAACTAGCACTGAGCTGCTTTAGTGGTAAAACAAAGAGAGGGTATTGTTTTCCTCACATCAAGTCAGCGCACCGGTCAAAAGAGAGGCTGGGTTTTATGTTTCCCCACAACTTCAACAAACACTGTTATTATCATGATCATTGTGAGCAAATATTATACAGAGAACAAAGTTCCTAGAGGAAACTAAATGAATCAATACAACAGTAAGAGGAAAGCTGAACCTCATATTATAAAGGGCTCCAGGCAGCTTTTCTTTCAGACATAAATGCTGTGTGTAAAACAGCCACAGTCACTAGAGTAAAGGTTGCTTTACAGTGATGACATACTTTATTTCTTGTCATTCATCAGTCaacagtattatatttatacttttatacctaatggaaatggaaatgtaatcctcttttaatggttacgcacatgtacacagcacacagtgaaatttagactctgcatccCATTAGCAGCAGTGGGCAGCTTTTATATTATCAgcagggagcagtgtgggggtcctgtgccttgctcaaggacaccttgGCAGTTCCCAGGAGGTGGACCGGTGCCTCTCAAAGTACCGGTCCACACTCCATACTTGGTCCGTCCAGTGACAAGAATCGGCGACCCTCAGGTTCCCAAGCTAATTCTACCGCTGCCCTAACTGTATCCCCCTTTGTCATATAATAACAGACATTATGTTCTAGCTACTCAACagttagtttattttattgttgtatgTTTTGATTATGATATATGGGTCATGTGAGGATCTGATAAAAAGGCTAAGGGTAGCAGAATACGCACGCCCACAACTAAGAAGACAACACACCACCACATATTTACCATATTATCTGATTGAGCCACAGTTGACTTGTCGTGTCCAGGATGATGGGAAGCACTCACTGCTCCTGTTTGATCAAGCAAAGCATTCAcaatgcatgtacacacacatcagtgtcatcTTCTTATTAGAGGACAGGGATGAACAAACAGACTTTAATAACATGTTcagttttttttggttttacagtTAACCACATTCACTCCTGTAATGTGCTGAATACAGCTTCAGTCTTATAATGAAATGCTGATTAACTCCACGAGAGCTTTCAGCAGTCCGGGGTGAAGTACTTTGCTCAAAGGCAACTGGATGACAGTTTCTATAGACATAAGACTTCTGTTATTAAATGttcaacacattacatttcctttcgctgacgcttttgtccaaaacaaCTTACGATAAATGCAAATAATCATGAGAATGCAACTtcgtacattagcttcaaataggtaaaatcattttaagtgcagtacaatagcttaaaataagccaaaccaatttaagtactatctacagatatatatatagtattatatttatatatatgttatatatatatatatatatatatatatatatatatatatatatatattattgttattatatatatattattattttattattattttttggccAAGGTGCTGCCAATACTTCCTGCTGcaatacattaatattttttttatattcaaaacaTTCAGTATAGTGACCTTATGTTTACAATAATGTAACACTATTactagaaaacaaaacatctctAGAGTATTTAGTCTGCTGCAGTGGTAGCTTTACACGGTAAAGATATTTGATATTTCCAGCATCATATTTGTTGAAtagaaacacaaatgtacagtatgttgacCAAAGGAGACATATTAATGCATTTTCCATCATTCcataataagtataatataaatataataataatataaactgcTTTGGAAACTTCCAACCATCTAATCATCATATTTTGTTATTACAGCAAAGTCATGTCAAACATTCAGATCTTTATGGTACGTACTCACAAAGCGTAACTGAAATGACAGTATAATGAGTTGAACCTACCTTTGCAATTTTCCCTGAATTTCCTTCGATTTATATAGAAAATAAGGACGGCAATCACAGTCACACAGCAGGCCAACAGTACTCCATGCACAAGGACAACTGGGTCCAGTTGGGATCCTGAATCACAAACATTTTCCAAGAGACATTAAGAATTATATAATAATGGACTCTTGGGAGTCATTTTGTGGTGTTAAGAAAACTGCAAAGTTTTACTGCGTCAACAAACGTTTGGTAAGTCAATGATCAACATAAGATTCATGTAAAAGTATGCCCTTCTTTAGTTTGAGCTGAAAActtcacagaaaataataaatgtgatttcaaAGTGTAACATGGAATAAGGCTCATAGGTCTAGATAAAGTAGCTATTATGATCGAATGAGTTTTTAATAAGTGTGCTAATGcttcatgtttttataaacTCTTGGTCACCTTCCTAAAGTTTAAAAGAAGCTAACAGACAAATAAACGTTATATTGTTTTAGATTTACATATaattatgatttaaataagactttaaaacaTACTTTTCTCCACTTTAGTTCCTTCACTACACAGGATCTGTCCACATGTGACCACAGCACAGTAGTAAGTCCCAGTATCAGATGAGTTCTGTATAGTTGTGGACAGACTATAGACACaacttctttccttttgtttgtcaGTGTGAGTGTAAATGAAGCTTGGATGTGATCTTCCTGATCCAGATCTGAACCAGTACACATCTTGTTCACCTGGACACTGAAATGCGTTTTCATGCGTCAGTGGAATGAAGTGAACACTGGAGAGTCACTGAGTCGCCTGGCCGGACCGACTGCGTCTCCGGACTGTTTCACGCTGATTACGATCTGCGTCATTCAGGCGAAAAGACATCTAAAGGAATTAATGATCTAAATTATTTgtatgacacaaacactgaaagtataaaaaatattttaccctTTACAGCCAAGAAGATGCCATTGACAAAGGTCTGTGAATACGTTGCACCATTCTGACAGAAGTATGTTGCTTCGTCCTCTTTGCTGACGTTTCCGATGGTAAATAAATACTGAGTATCCACTTTCTCTGCTGTGAACCGTGAGCCTTGAAATTCTTCACCAAGTGTTATTTTGCCAAAAATTACTGTGAAGACCGGTTGGGCCAAATGTCCAAGAGACTGCTTGTACCAGTAAAATAATTGTCCTTCCTTCTTAGGAACTGGACATTGAAGTAAGTAACATTTCCACCAACTTCAACCGCAGTCAAAGAGATCAGGTGAGGAACCTCTGCAGTTTGAATCAGAGCTGAAGATAAGAGACAAACAGTAACAgagttaaaacagaaaaaagtctTTAGATTAAGTTCAAGACATGAGCTTGTCTTTCTCACACTAGCTTTGAAGAATTGCACTTACACATTGTACTATGTAGAATCAAAGCAGCCATTGTGGTACAGTCTTGCCCTACTGATGTCGTCCCACCCAAATGAAGGTTTAGGGGCGAGGTGATCAAGGTTTACAAAGTACAAATCATAGTGATTAGCTAAAATGTAGAAAGTGACCTTCCCCCAACATTTAGCAAACCTGTAATCCATTTTCATTTGATAGTAAATCTGCATGttctttcttgtaaatgttttttataagaCAATTCTAAATGGTGCGTTTTAAATAGAAGTAGAAAAAACCCTCAAAGCTTAATGAGCAGTTTGGTTCACACGCTGAAGCTATTTACTGACCAACAACAGCTGAATGGCTGAAGGCTTGTTCTCACAGCGACTCTGTAGGCTTCACACACTTGATGTATTGGTGGATAGCTTGCTGGCTAACGGCATAATACATGCAAACGAGATATTATTGACATTGTTGAAAGCTGTATGTTCTACTTTCGGTGTAAGCTAGCTGTTTTAattcacaacaaaaaaaataaagtagttgccactcagattcaggaccatctcaacttcaataacctctttgaaaaattccagtctggttttcgccctggccacagtacagaaacttagggtcaccaacgatctgctgatgacagctgacgccggatctccatctctcctcatcctccttgatctaactgcagcagcatttgataccgttgatcatgacatcctcgtcaaccgtcttcactccacatatggactctctcactcggccctaaactggttcacctcatatctcactgggaggactgagcatgtcaccttgggagtgtcaaaatcacaaactctgtcacctgtggtgtctctcaaggatctgtcctaggccccactcttttcaccatctacatgtccccccttggtcgtgtcatcaaccggcatggaatatcgtttgttgtggaagttttcctgctttactctggagagatgtatataaaatcaaatacatggtgatagagacagagttgtctttgtgcatttatttgtggccacaaaatggcaccagtttcacagaatacagcgtagtctatggaagggcacaggttggaagaagacacataggcattttatacaatttggtttggaggcgaggtgaggaaagaaacacagggggccgggccaaactgccctttgatgcttgtaaagtaatagttatgtaaacagagtattgggtgatacattcaatattctgtctcagtatgttaaacagtttgatcaagatttgggtgtgtcctgtcttttgttttgatcaggatgcTAAAACATTTTGGGTgggtcctgtcttttgttagttcagtatcagtctaatcaggatgcgtctgtcttgtattaacatgaccggcacttctatgttagcatcaaatgg
Encoded proteins:
- the LOC115014860 gene encoding uncharacterized protein LOC115014860, which codes for MIRGLAALILLSTASMIQTAEVPHPVSSTVVELGDNLTLTCSFTQNDLWFIYWYKIKFGYMAQTVASGTLKSIKLQGQFDNSRFEVTNLNAQYFLNIRNVNKEDEATYFCQAGSAYIMKFINATLLAVNDHKNVQKSVLVKQSPETESVRPGDSVTLQCSLLSTDKENADQCPGEHDVYWFRSGSGRSHPSFIYTHSDEQKERSCVYSLSTTIQNSSDAGTYYCAVVTCGQILFGEGTKVETRSQLDPVVLVLGVLLACCVTLITVLMFYLNRRRVCEHCKGATTASRNPGYDKSTVDQSTDLDGDGDAVNYAALNFSTRKAKGVKKTRESPPECVYSAVRAEYHDQHQSSL